The Duganella sp. BuS-21 sequence CGCCTGCAGCCACTTGCGCATGCGGCCGGCGTCGGCCGTCCGCGACTGCTTGCCCTTGGAATCGAGAAACACCATGATCACCGAGCGGCCTTCAATCACGGCCTGCATCAGCAGGCAACGCCCCGCTTCGTTGATGAAACCGGTTTTCTGCAGGCCGATGGCCCAGTCCGGGCTCGCCACCAGATGATTGGTGGTGCCGAACTGCATAGGACGGCCGTTGCTCAGTTCCACCGTGGCTTTCGGATCAGTGGAGAACTGGCGCAGCATCGGTTGCTGGTAGGCCGCCATGGCCAGCTTGGCCAGATCGCGGGCGCTGGCCACGTTCATTTTCGACAGGCCGCTGGAATCGACGTAGTGCGTATCCGTCATGCCCAGTTCACGCGCCTTGGCGTTCATCGCTTCGACGAAGGCCGGCTTGCCGCCCGGATAGTTGCGGCCCAGCGCCGAGGCGGCGCGGTTTTCCGAACTCATCAAGGCGATGTGCAGCATGCTGGCGCGGCTCATCTGGGTGCCGACGCGCAGACGCGAGCTGCTGAATTTTTCGCGGTCCACGTCCTCGTCGCTGACGGTGAGGATTTCGTCCATGTCCTGCTTGGCTTCAACCACCACCAGCCCGGTCATCATCTTGGTGATCGAGGCGATCGGCAAGGCGATGTTGGAATTCTTTTCAAACAGCACTTCCGAATTGGCCTGGTCCAGCACCAGCGCCACATTCGAGGCCAAGGCCAGTGGATCGTTGGTTTGGTTCAATCCGGCCAGGTCGCCCATGGTCGGCACTGCCGGGGCGGCGGCCAGCACGCGCTGATACACCACCGAGCGCCTGCCGTTGACCTTGATGACACGCTTGACCACGCGGCTGGATGCCTCGACGGCGGCAACACGCACCGGTTGGCGTTTCTTTTTCACGACTTGTTTTTTGGGCGCGGCGCCGCTTGCGTCCACGGCCGGTGCGGCGATGGCTGCGGAAGCAAACATCAGCGAGATGAGCGCGCTTAATGCGAGTTTAATCATTCGTATTCCCCAAAAAATTTCAATTCAACGCTCGTTGCAGTGTAGCAAAACGCTGAGCGAGCGCAAGCGAATTTAACCTTTTCTCCGCGATTGGTTGCGTAGCCGCAATACGGGAAAAGCAAGCTGTATTAATCGATAAATTTAACAAATTCTTCGAGCGCCATGCGCTCAGTTATCAAAGAATTCTCGATCTTGCTCATATCGGCAACACCGAGCGCCATGCCGCACACCACCATCTCCTGCTCCGGCAACGCCAGCTGTTCCTGGATGATGCGGTGGTACTGGGTAAAAGCGGCTTGCGGACAAGTATCGAGAC is a genomic window containing:
- the pbpG gene encoding D-alanyl-D-alanine endopeptidase produces the protein MIKLALSALISLMFASAAIAAPAVDASGAAPKKQVVKKKRQPVRVAAVEASSRVVKRVIKVNGRRSVVYQRVLAAAPAVPTMGDLAGLNQTNDPLALASNVALVLDQANSEVLFEKNSNIALPIASITKMMTGLVVVEAKQDMDEILTVSDEDVDREKFSSSRLRVGTQMSRASMLHIALMSSENRAASALGRNYPGGKPAFVEAMNAKARELGMTDTHYVDSSGLSKMNVASARDLAKLAMAAYQQPMLRQFSTDPKATVELSNGRPMQFGTTNHLVASPDWAIGLQKTGFINEAGRCLLMQAVIEGRSVIMVFLDSKGKQSRTADAGRMRKWLQALRPANLVGGGSTATSYSTGM